The DNA window TCCTCTATGGCGAGCAGGGATTGAAGGTGCAGCAGTATCGCGCGGGGCGTGCCAGGCCGGATGGAATCCTGGCACCGAGTGGCTTCATGAAGGCGCAAGGTGAATGGGTCGACCCGGATCCTGTCCTGATGGTCGTTGAGGTCACCTCGTACGACTCCGACACCGACCGGCGCGACCGTATCGAGAAGCCTCGGGCCTTCGCGGAGACCGGCATCCCGGTCTACCTCCTGATTGACAGGGACAGCTGTGAAGTCTCGGTCCACAGCGAGCCCGATGGTCGGCGGTATGAGACCGTCCGCACCGTCCCATTCGGGAAGGACATCCACCTCCCCGACCCCGTCGGCATCACGCTCCAGACCGAGCCCCTCAAGGACTGGATCCGCTGAACACGCCGCAGGGCCCCGCCCAGGACGGGCGGGGCCTGCGTGCGTACGAGCTCAGCAGCAGCCGAAGCCCTCCCGCGGGTCCGCCTCGCGGGCGTCCGTACGGGCCCGTTCGAACGCGCGGCGGGTCGGGACCTCCGCGTTCGGGTCGTGGGAGCGGGCGTGGGCGACGTACCGGTCGTAGGCCGCCTCACCCGAGAATTCCCGTACGAAGTACCGCGCCCTCGCCAGTGCGCTGCGCAGGCTCATCGGGCCACCGGCTCCTTGACCTGCCCGCCGCCCGAGTCCAGGCCCGCCGCGGCCAGCTCCGCCTTCTCCTCGGCCGTCGGGAACAGCCCGGCCGGCGCGACGATCTTCGACTCGGTCCACGGGACCTCGGCCAGCTTCGCCGACTCCGGGTTGCTGATCGCCTTGAAGCAGGTGCGGCCGGCGTCGGCCAGCACGATGATGATCAGCACCGCGAACAGGGCGCACAGGACCCCGTCCACCGTGGCGTTGGTGACCACCGTGTGCATCTCGTCCATGTTCTTGGCGGGCGGCAGCACCTTGTCCGCGTCGATGCCCGCCTGGTACTTGTCGCGCTGGGCGAAGAAGCCGACCCGGACGTCCTCGGAGAAGATCTTCTGGTAGCTCGCGGTGAGCGTCACCGTGGCGTCCCAGGCCAGCGGGACCGCCGTCACCCAGGCCCACTTCAGCCGCCCCGACTTCACCAGCAGCGTGGTGCAGACCGCCAGGGCGACGGCGGCCAGCAGCTGGTTGGCGATGCCGAAGAGCGGGAACAGCTGGTTGATGCCGCCCAGCGGGTCCTTCACGCCCACCCACAGGAAGTAGCCCCAGCCGCCGACCACGACGGCGCTGGCCAGCCACACGCCCGGCTTCCAGCTGACGTCCTTGAAGGACCGGTGCACGTTGCCCAGGGTGTCCTGGAGCATGAACCGGCCGACCCGGGTGCCCGCGTCGACCGTGGTGAGGATGAACAGCGCCTCGAACATGATCGCGAAGTGGTACCAGAACGCCTTCATCGAGCCGCCGCCGATCACCGAGGCGAAGATCTCCGACATTCCCAGTGCGAAGGTCGGCGCGCCACCGGTACGGGAGAGCAGGCTGGTCTCCTCCACGTCCTTCGCGGCCTGCGCCAGGGCCTCCGGCGAGATGGCGAAGCCGAAGTTCGTCACCGCCTGCGAGGCCGACTCCACCGTGGTGCCGATGACACCGCCGGGGGAGTTGATGGCGAAGTAGAGGCCTGGCTCCAGGATGCACGCCGTGATCACGGCCATGACGGCGACGAACGACTCGGTGAGCATCGCCCCGTAGCCGATCATCCGGACCTGGGTCTCCTTCTGGATCATCTTCGGGGTGGTGCCCGAGGAGACCAGGGCGTGGAAGCCCGACAGGGCGCCACAGGCGATCGTGATGAACACGAACGGGAACATCGAGCCGGCGAAGACCGGGCCGTCCCCGCGCGAGGCGAAGTCGGTGACCGCGGGCATCTTCAGAGTGGGCATCGCGATGAACACGCCGAGGGCCAGCAGGGCGATGGTGCCGACCTTCATGAAGGTGGAGAGGTAGTCGCGCGGCGCGAGCAGCATCCAGACCGGCAGCACGGAGGCCAGGAAGCCGTACACGATCATCCAGATGACCAGCGTCTCCTTCTCCAGGGTGAAGGTGTCCGCCAGCGAGGACTCCGCGACCCAGCCGCCCGCGACGATGGCGAGCAGCAGCAGGGCCACCCCTATCAGCGAGACCTCGGTGACCCGGCCGGGTCGCAGGACGCGCAGGTAGAAGCCCATGAACAGGGCGATCGGGATCGTCATGCCGATGGAGAAGACGCCCCAGGGGGAGTGGGCCAGGGCGTTGACGATGACCAGCGCGAGCACGGCCAGCAGGATGATCATGATGGCGAACACGGCGATCAGGGCGGCGGCTCCGCCCACGGGGCCGATCTCGTCCCGGGCCATCTGGCCGAGCGAACGGCCGTCGCGCCGGGTGGAGAAGAACAGGGTCACCATGTCCTGCACGGCGCCCGCGAAGATCACGCCCACGACGATCCAGATGGTGCCGGGCAGGTAGCCCATCTGCGCGGCGAGCACCGGTCCGACGAGGGGTCCGGCGCCGGCGACGGCGGCGAAGTGGTGGCCGAACAGGACCCGTCGGTCGGTGGGATGGAAGTCGACACCGTTGTCAAGGCGTTCGGCGGGGGTGGCCCGCGTCTTGTCCACCTTCAGCACGCGGTGCGCGATGAACCGCGAGTAGAAGCGGTAGCCGATCGCGTACGAGCCCAGCGCGGCGGCGAGCAGCCAGGCGGCGGAGATCTCCTCGCCGCGGGAGAGGGCCAGAACGCCCCAGCCGATGGCGCCGACGAGTCCGACGAGCACCCATGCGGCGACGGACTTCGGGGAGGGCGAGCCCGGCCTGCCCGGACCCGCCGCGTTCCGTTGTGTCCCAGTTGCTTCCGGTTCAGGCATGACCCTCGTCCCATCCTCGATCATCTGCGTAAGCGCAGGGAATCTACGGGGGATTGCCTGGTGAACGTAAGACCCCGTCCGTATTCCGGTATTCCGCTTGCCGGTATATAGGGACGGAAGCCGGACGGAGCGCCGTCGGGCTCCGGTGGCCCTTCGTCGGTCCTCCGGCGGGCCTCGGCCGCCCGCCGGTTTTCAGACGGCGGGCCGCTTGAGCCGGGCGACGAACTTGTACCGGTCGCCGCGGTACACCGACCGCACCCACTCCACCGGCTCCCCGTCCGCGTCGAGCGAGTGCCGGGAGAGCATCAGCATCGGCAGGCCGACGTCGGTGCCGAGCAGGCCGGCCTCGCGCGGGGTGGCCAGCGAGGTCTCGATGGTCTCCTCGGCCTCGGCGAGGTGGACGTCGTAGACCTCGGCGAGGGCGGTGTAGAGGGAGGTGTACTTGACGAGCGAACGGCGCAGGGCGGGGAAGCGCTTCGCCGACAGGTGCGTGGTCTCGATGGCCATCGGCTCACCGCTGGCCAGCCGCAGCCGCTCGATGCGCAGGACCCGCCCACCGGTGGTGATCTTGAGGAGTCCGGCGAGGGTGTCGTCGGCCGTGACGTAGCCGATGTCCAGGAGCTGGGAGGTGGGTTCCAGCCCCTGGGCGCGCATGTCCTCGGTGTACGAGGTGAGTTGGAGGGCCTGCGAGACCTTGGGCTTGGCCACGAAGGTGCCCTTGCCCTGGATCCTCTCCAGCCGGCCCTCGACGACGAGCTCCTGGAGGGCCTGGCGGACGGTGGTCCGCGAGGTGTCGAATTCGGCCGCGAGCGTGCGCTCCGGCGGCACCGGTGTGCCGGGCGGCAGCGTCTCGGTCATGTCGAGCAAGTGCCGCTTGAGTCGGTAGTACTTGGGTACACGTGCCGTGCGGGTGGCCGCCCCGCCTTCCGGCTCCGTGATCGCCCCTTCGGTGGCCATCGCCGCCCGCCTTCCCGACTCCAGTTTCGCTGCCGTCACCGGCTCCTCCGATATGTGCGGTCACATCGTGACACGTGCGGGGGGACAGGCCTTCTCTCTCCCCAGGTGTCGGTCCGATAACGGACCGAGCACCCGCTCATTAGACCCTTGACACCCCTAAAGGTCTAGGCCAAGCTCCAGCTACTGGTCTAAACCAATATGGATCAGATCCCGGCCCCACGGCAGTACTTCGCGTATGTCACCGCGGCGGGCAAGGGAAGTGCAGGCAGGCATCCCTGAGGAGGGTGGCGTGAAGCGCAAGCTCATCGTGGCGGTCAGTGTCGCGGGCATGTTGGCGGGAGTCGCGGCATGCGGCAACGGCGACGACAGCAAGGCCAAGGCGGACGCTGGCCCCAAGGAGATCACCGTCTGGGTCATGGACGGCTCCGCGCCGAAGGCCTGGATCGAAGAGGTCAACAAGGAGTTCTCGGCCAAGCACCCCGGTGTCACGGTCAAGGTCGAGGAGCAGAAGTGGACCGGCATCCAGGAGAAGGTGACCACGGCCCTCTCCGAGGACACCCCTCCGGACGTCCTTGAGCTCGGCAACACCCAGACCGCCGGCTACGCGGTCACCGGCGGCCTCGCCGACCTGACGAAGGACAAGGCCAAGCTCGGCGCCGACGCCTGGCAGAAGAGCATGCTCGCCTCGGCCGAGGTCGACGGCAAGCTCTACTCCGCCCCCTGGTACGCCGCCAACCGCGTCGTCATCTACGACAAGAAGGCCTTCGAGAAGGCCGGCGTCACCCCGCCGAAGACCCGCGACGAGTGGATCGCCGGACTCGAGAAGCTGAAGGCGGCCGACCCGGCCTCGCAGCCGATCTACCTGCCCGGCCAGAGCTGGTACGTCCTCGCCGGCCTGATCTGGGACGAGGGCGGCGACCTCGCCGTCAAGGACGGCGACAAGTGGAAGGGCGCGCTGGGCACCCCGCAGGCCGCCTCCGCCATGGAGTTCTACAAGAAGCTCCAGTCCTTCTCCACCGCCCCCAAGGACAAGGACGAGGCCAACCCGCAGCAGTCCACCGACATCGTCCCCAAGGGCGGCGTCTCCTCCTGGATCGGTCTCGGCTGGGAGGCCGGCGGCGCCGAGAAGGCCATGAAGGAGGCGGGCAAGGAAGCCGACTTCGGCTACTTCCCGATTCCGGGCAAGACGGCCGACAAGACCAGCACCGTCTTCCTCGGCGGCTCGAACCTCGCGGTGGCCGAGCGCTCGAAGAACAAGGAGCTCGCCAAGGAGTGGCTGGCCCTCGCCGCCGGCAAGGACCAGATGACCAAGTACGCCGCCGAGACCAAGGGCGCGCTGCTCCCGAACCAGGTCGGCGCCAACTTCACCCCCGCCGCCGGCTCCTTCGCCGAGGCCATGGGCAAGGCCGGCGTCAACGGCAAGATCACCCCGGTCACCCCGGGCTGGGCGAACGTCGAGACCGAGCCGAACCCCATCAAGGAGTTCATGACCAAGGTCCTGAAGGGTGAGGACGCCGCCAAGGCGGGCGCGGACGCGGACAAGGAAATCGCGAACCGCATCAACAAGTAGTCCCGCCCCGCAGTACCGGCTGCACCCGCAGCACGCGCAGTACCCAGCAGTGTGAACGCACCGGGGGGTGCGGCAGGCGCCCGCAGCGTCCGCCGCGCCCCCGGTCGCGCATGTGACTCCACAGTCAACCGCGAGGAAACGAAGACCATGACTGTGCACTCCCAGGGGGCGGCGACCAGCGCTCCACAGGACGCACCGATGAAGTCCGCCGCGGCGCCGCCGGAGGCACCGGTCAGCGGGAGCGACCGCGGCCGTACGTCTCCTCGCGGGGCCAGGAGGTCCCTCCCTTCGGGGTGGCTGCCCTACCTGCTGATCGGTCCCGCGGTGCTCAGCCTCGCGGTCCTCCTGCTCTACCCGCTGATCAAGAACGTGATCCTGTCCTTCCAGGACATCAACAAGATCGAGTTCATCCAGCGGAAGTACCCCTTCGCCGGGTTCGGCAACTACACCGAGCTGCTCGGCGACGCGAACTTCTGGACCGTGGTCGTCCGCAGCTTCGGCTTCACCCTGGCCAACGTCGCACTGATCATGGTGCTCGGCAGCCTCATCGGCATCCTGCTGAACAAGCTCGGCACGAAGATGCGCCTGGTCCTGTCGATGGCGCTGGTGATGGCCTGGGCCATGCCGATCGTCGCCTCCGTCCAGGTCTTCAAGTGGCTGTTCGACGAGCAGTTCGGCGTCATGAACTGGCTCATGCGCACCGCCGGCTTCGCCGGCTACGAGCAGCACAACTGGATGGAGACCGGCCTCTCCACCCTGGTCATCGTCACGATCCTGGTGGTCTGGGGCTCCATCCCCTTCGTCGCGCTCAACATGTACGCCGGACTGACCACCGTCGGTGCCGAGCTGTACGAAGCCGCACGGATGGACGGCGCCAACGGCTGGCAGACCTTCTGGAAGATCGTCTTCCCGAACCTCAAGCCCTTCTTCCTCGTCACCACGTTCCTCGAGGTGATCTGGGTCTTCAAGGCCTTCACCCAGGTCTACGCGATGAACAAGGGCGGCCCCGACCGCGCCTCCGAGATCCTGCCGGTCTTCGCCTACGTCGAGGGCCAGAGCCAGGCCCACTACGGCCTCGCCGCCGCGATCTCCGTCCTGACGATCGTGATCCTCGTGGTCGTCATGTCCTTCTACTTCCGCCTGATCCTGAAGCAGGAGGAGGAGCAGTGAGCACCACCACCGCCCCGAAGCCCGCGCCGTCCGGTCCGTCCGCGCCGTCCGTGAAGCCGGCGCAGAAGCTCCGTACGCGCCGGCCGGTCCGCCCCGGAGCCGTCGTCAAGAACGCGGGCGCGCTCCTGGTGTCCCTCGTCTTCGTCTTCCCCGTGTACTGGATGTTCTCCTCGGCGCTCAAGCCGTCCGGCGAGATCCTCACCAAGGACCCGGTCTTCGTCTTCACCCCGACCCTGGACAACTTCACCAAGGCCACCGGGGTCGACCAGTTCTGGACGTACGTCACCAACAGCGTCCTGGTCACCGTCGGCGCCGTCCTGCTGGCCCTGCTCGTCGCGCTCGCCGCGAGCTTCGCCATCGCCCGCATGAGGTTCAAGGGCCGCAAGGGCCTCGTACTCGCCGTGATGATGGCGCAGATGGCCCCCTGGGAGGTCATGGTCATCGCGATGTACATGATCGCCCGCGACAGCGAGATGCTGAACAGCCTCCCGCTGCTCACCGCGATCTACTTCGTGATGGTCCTGCCCTTCACCATCTGGACCCTGCGCGGCTTCATCGCCGCCGTCCCGGTGACCCTGGAGGAAGCCGCCCAGATCGACGGCTGCACCCGCGGCCAGGCCTTCCGCAAGGTGATCTTCCCGCTGCTGGCCCCCGGCCTGATGTCCACCTCGCTCTTCGGCTTCATCACCGCCTGGAACGAGTTCGCGATGGTCCTGATCCTGAACAAGGACAAGTCCGCGCAGACCCTGCCGCTCTGGCTCACCGAGTTCCAGAGCGCCTTCGGCAACGACTGGGGCGCCACCATGGCCGCGTCTTCCCTGTTCGCCGTGCCGGTCCTGCTGATCTTCATCTTCCTCCAGCGCAAGGCCGTCGGCGGCATGACCGCCGGCGCCGTGAAGGGATAACGGCACCCATGACTGTCCTTGCGCACAGGGTGGACACCCTCACCCGCGACGCCCTCGCCGTCCTCCAGCCCGGCTTCGAGGGCACCACCGCCCCCGACTGGCTGCTCCGGCAGGTCGCCGAAGGGCTCACCGCGGTCGGCCTGTTCGGCCGCAACATCGCCTCGCCCGAGCAGCTCGCCGCGCTGACCGCGCAGCTGCGCGCGGAGCGCGAGGACGTGCTGGTCGCCATCGACGAGGAGGGCGGCGACGTCACCCGCCTCGAGGTCCGCGGCGGCTCGTCCTTCCCCGGCAACCTGGCGCTCGGCGCCGTCGACGACACCGACCTCACCCGGGAGGTGGCCCGCGAGCTGGGCCGGCGCCTCGCCGAGTGCGGGGTCAACCTCAACTGGGCCCCGTCCGCGGACGTCAACTCCAACCCGGACAACCCGGTGATCGGCGTACGGTCCTTCGGCGCCGACACCCACCTCGCGGCCCGGCACACCGCCGCGTACGTCGAGGGCCTGCAGGCCGCCGGGGTCGCCGCGTGCACCAAGCACTTCCCCGGCCACGGCGACACCAACGTCGACTCGCACCACGCGCTGCCGCGCATCGACGTGGACCTGGACACCCTCCAGGCCCGCGAACTCGTGCCCTTCCGGGCGGCGATCGAGGCCGGCACCAAGGCGGTGATGAGCGCGCACATCCTCGTGCCCGCCCTCGACCCGACCCGCCCGGCCACCCTCAGCCCGCAGATCCTCACCGGCCTGCTGCGCAAGGAGCTCGGCTACGAGGGGCTGATCGTCACCGACGGCATGGAGATGAACGCCATCGCCGGGACGTACGGGATCGAGCGCGGCTCGGTCCTGGCGGTCGCGGCCGGCGCCGACGCGATCTGCGTGGGCGGCGGACTCGCCGACGAGGCGACCGTGCTGCGCCTGCGCGATGCGCTGGTCGCGGCCGTACGGGAGGGCACGCTGCCCGAGGAGCGGCTGGCCGAGGCCGCCGCGCGGGTCCGCGCGCTGGGGGAGTGGACCCTTCTCCAGACTCCGTCCGGGGGGACCCCCAGGGCCCGGCCGGACGCGCGGCCGGAGGGGAGCCGCGGGTCCGGCATCGGCCTGGAGGCGGCCCGCCGGGCGGTGACCGTCACCGGGACGGGGGGCCCGCTGACCGCTGCCCCGTACGTGGC is part of the Streptomyces subrutilus genome and encodes:
- a CDS encoding Uma2 family endonuclease; protein product: MTVMTDRPHMLTEEFESLARIGAREIEGLRLEFIDGKLGVKAVPDGDHGLIIEWLLRICIQHRPELFLYGEQGLKVQQYRAGRARPDGILAPSGFMKAQGEWVDPDPVLMVVEVTSYDSDTDRRDRIEKPRAFAETGIPVYLLIDRDSCEVSVHSEPDGRRYETVRTVPFGKDIHLPDPVGITLQTEPLKDWIR
- a CDS encoding CstA-like transporter-associated (seleno)protein, with the protein product MSLRSALARARYFVREFSGEAAYDRYVAHARSHDPNAEVPTRRAFERARTDAREADPREGFGCC
- a CDS encoding GntR family transcriptional regulator, yielding MATEGAITEPEGGAATRTARVPKYYRLKRHLLDMTETLPPGTPVPPERTLAAEFDTSRTTVRQALQELVVEGRLERIQGKGTFVAKPKVSQALQLTSYTEDMRAQGLEPTSQLLDIGYVTADDTLAGLLKITTGGRVLRIERLRLASGEPMAIETTHLSAKRFPALRRSLVKYTSLYTALAEVYDVHLAEAEETIETSLATPREAGLLGTDVGLPMLMLSRHSLDADGEPVEWVRSVYRGDRYKFVARLKRPAV
- a CDS encoding glycoside hydrolase family 3 protein, with protein sequence MTVLAHRVDTLTRDALAVLQPGFEGTTAPDWLLRQVAEGLTAVGLFGRNIASPEQLAALTAQLRAEREDVLVAIDEEGGDVTRLEVRGGSSFPGNLALGAVDDTDLTREVARELGRRLAECGVNLNWAPSADVNSNPDNPVIGVRSFGADTHLAARHTAAYVEGLQAAGVAACTKHFPGHGDTNVDSHHALPRIDVDLDTLQARELVPFRAAIEAGTKAVMSAHILVPALDPTRPATLSPQILTGLLRKELGYEGLIVTDGMEMNAIAGTYGIERGSVLAVAAGADAICVGGGLADEATVLRLRDALVAAVREGTLPEERLAEAAARVRALGEWTLLQTPSGGTPRARPDARPEGSRGSGIGLEAARRAVTVTGTGGPLTAAPYVATLAPVANIAVGDETPWGLAAELAALLPGTASGVYPEGASAADVLAAAGGRTVVAVVRDAHRHPWMTEVLDALVAARGDTVVVEMGLPRAAARGRLYVATHGASPVCGRAAAEALTAP
- a CDS encoding extracellular solute-binding protein; translated protein: MKRKLIVAVSVAGMLAGVAACGNGDDSKAKADAGPKEITVWVMDGSAPKAWIEEVNKEFSAKHPGVTVKVEEQKWTGIQEKVTTALSEDTPPDVLELGNTQTAGYAVTGGLADLTKDKAKLGADAWQKSMLASAEVDGKLYSAPWYAANRVVIYDKKAFEKAGVTPPKTRDEWIAGLEKLKAADPASQPIYLPGQSWYVLAGLIWDEGGDLAVKDGDKWKGALGTPQAASAMEFYKKLQSFSTAPKDKDEANPQQSTDIVPKGGVSSWIGLGWEAGGAEKAMKEAGKEADFGYFPIPGKTADKTSTVFLGGSNLAVAERSKNKELAKEWLALAAGKDQMTKYAAETKGALLPNQVGANFTPAAGSFAEAMGKAGVNGKITPVTPGWANVETEPNPIKEFMTKVLKGEDAAKAGADADKEIANRINK
- a CDS encoding carbon starvation CstA family protein, which translates into the protein MIEDGTRVMPEPEATGTQRNAAGPGRPGSPSPKSVAAWVLVGLVGAIGWGVLALSRGEEISAAWLLAAALGSYAIGYRFYSRFIAHRVLKVDKTRATPAERLDNGVDFHPTDRRVLFGHHFAAVAGAGPLVGPVLAAQMGYLPGTIWIVVGVIFAGAVQDMVTLFFSTRRDGRSLGQMARDEIGPVGGAAALIAVFAIMIILLAVLALVIVNALAHSPWGVFSIGMTIPIALFMGFYLRVLRPGRVTEVSLIGVALLLLAIVAGGWVAESSLADTFTLEKETLVIWMIVYGFLASVLPVWMLLAPRDYLSTFMKVGTIALLALGVFIAMPTLKMPAVTDFASRGDGPVFAGSMFPFVFITIACGALSGFHALVSSGTTPKMIQKETQVRMIGYGAMLTESFVAVMAVITACILEPGLYFAINSPGGVIGTTVESASQAVTNFGFAISPEALAQAAKDVEETSLLSRTGGAPTFALGMSEIFASVIGGGSMKAFWYHFAIMFEALFILTTVDAGTRVGRFMLQDTLGNVHRSFKDVSWKPGVWLASAVVVGGWGYFLWVGVKDPLGGINQLFPLFGIANQLLAAVALAVCTTLLVKSGRLKWAWVTAVPLAWDATVTLTASYQKIFSEDVRVGFFAQRDKYQAGIDADKVLPPAKNMDEMHTVVTNATVDGVLCALFAVLIIIVLADAGRTCFKAISNPESAKLAEVPWTESKIVAPAGLFPTAEEKAELAAAGLDSGGGQVKEPVAR
- a CDS encoding carbohydrate ABC transporter permease, yielding MTVHSQGAATSAPQDAPMKSAAAPPEAPVSGSDRGRTSPRGARRSLPSGWLPYLLIGPAVLSLAVLLLYPLIKNVILSFQDINKIEFIQRKYPFAGFGNYTELLGDANFWTVVVRSFGFTLANVALIMVLGSLIGILLNKLGTKMRLVLSMALVMAWAMPIVASVQVFKWLFDEQFGVMNWLMRTAGFAGYEQHNWMETGLSTLVIVTILVVWGSIPFVALNMYAGLTTVGAELYEAARMDGANGWQTFWKIVFPNLKPFFLVTTFLEVIWVFKAFTQVYAMNKGGPDRASEILPVFAYVEGQSQAHYGLAAAISVLTIVILVVVMSFYFRLILKQEEEQ
- a CDS encoding carbohydrate ABC transporter permease — its product is MKPAQKLRTRRPVRPGAVVKNAGALLVSLVFVFPVYWMFSSALKPSGEILTKDPVFVFTPTLDNFTKATGVDQFWTYVTNSVLVTVGAVLLALLVALAASFAIARMRFKGRKGLVLAVMMAQMAPWEVMVIAMYMIARDSEMLNSLPLLTAIYFVMVLPFTIWTLRGFIAAVPVTLEEAAQIDGCTRGQAFRKVIFPLLAPGLMSTSLFGFITAWNEFAMVLILNKDKSAQTLPLWLTEFQSAFGNDWGATMAASSLFAVPVLLIFIFLQRKAVGGMTAGAVKG